CAGCGAGGGCTTGGGAGGGATGAGTTCTTCCGGCGCCCGGGCGGCCAATTCGACGAAGCGCTTGGGCTTGTCGCCGAAGGCCAGATCGATGCGCTCCTGCGAACCGAAGAGGTTGGTGACGACCGCAAAGGCGCTGTCCTTGACGTTCTCGAAAAGCAGCACCGGCCCGCCGGCGGCGATCACGCGGCGATGGATCTCGGCGATCTCCAGGTAGGGGTCGACCGCCGCCTCAACGCGCCGCAGCAGACCCCTTCGCTCGATCTCTTCCAGGTATTCTCGCAGATTGGTGAACGCCAAGGCACCTCCAGCCAAAGGGATCGCTATGCTCGGCAATTGTAACGAATCCGTTCTTGTCGGGCTTAGATGAGCCCCTGAGAAGCCAGCCAGCGTTCGGCGTCCAGAGCCGCCATGCAGCCCGTTCCGGCGGCGGTCACGGCTTGCCGGTAGTGATCGTCGGCCACGTCACCGGCGGCGAAAACGCCTTCCACCGAAGTATCGGTGCGAAAGGGGCGCACCCACTTCACGTAGCCGACTTCGTCGGTCTCGAGTTGGCCGTCCAGGAAGGTGGTGTTGGGCATGTGGCCGATGGCCAGGAACATGCCCGAAGCTTCCAGCTCTTCGGTCTTCGCCTCTTGCGTGGTGCTGCGGATGCGCACCGACTGCACGCCGTCCTCTTCATTGCCCAGCACTTCGTCCACCACCGAATCCCATTTGACCTCAATCTTGGGGTGGTCGAGGGCCCGTTCGGCCATGATCTTGCTGGCCCTGAATTCGTCGCGCCGGTGAACGATGTAGACCTTGGACGCGAATTTGGCCAGAAAGGTGGCCTCCTCCATGGCGGAATCGCCGCCGCCCACCACCACCAGAGGATGATTGCGGAAACGCGGCAAGGCCCCGTCGCAAACTGCGCAGGCCGATACGCCGTTGTTCTTGAAGCGCTCTTCCGATTCCATCCCCAGGTACTTGGCGCGGGCGCCGGTGGCCAGGATGAGGGCCTGGGCTTCCACTTCCTCCCCTTCCAGGCTGGTGAGCTTGAAAGGACGCTGCGAGAGATCGGCCTTGACAATGTCGTCGGTGATGACGCGGGTGCCGAAGTTCTCGGCCTGCTGGCGCATCAGCTCCATCAACTCGGGACCCGAGACGCCTTTCTTTTCGTGGGGGGCCATGTACTGGCGGCGTTCCTTCTCGATGGAATCGTCCAAGTAGCCTTCAAGGTTGCCGGAGGGAAAGCCGGGATAGTTTTCAACCTCGGTGGTGAGGGCTAACTGACCCAGCGGAAGGGTCCCCTTCTGGCGGTTTTCTTCGGTGGGGGCTCCCTCGAAGACCAGCGGTTGCAGATCGGCCCGTGCGGCGTAGATGGCGGCCGTCCATGCGGCGGGCCCCGATCCGATGATTACGACTTTCTCAGCCATGGCTCTTCCCTGCTCTTCCTGTATTGAAAGCGCCTCAAGGCGCTCAAAGTTTTTTTCTGGTACAGCGACGAAGTCTAGCCGCTACTTCCTGCCCTTTCAACTGACAGAGTTGAGATGAGGTGCAACGCTTGTGCGTTTCAGGTGCATGGCCTTACGGCCTCTGGGCCAGCAAGGCGATGCGGGAGCGGTCGGAAACCACCACGCCGCCGGGCTGCTCGACGGTGACGGCGAACATCTGGGGCTGGAAGATCCGCAACTGGGCCCGGATGGGCAGGACGATCTCGGCCTCCTGCGAGGGGACGTCGAAGACTCCTCCACTGACCGGAAAGCGGTCATCGCGCAAGCCGTCGAAGATCCAGAACTGGTACTGGGCCTGGGAAGCCTCGTTGGCAACCAGACCGGAGATCCGTATGTAGCCTTGCTGACGCGAGTTGCTCCACACTACGTCTCCGGAGGCATCGGCCAGTGAAGCCTGATCGTCGGTGGGCGTCCAGGAGGCCACCATCACGTCGTCGGCTTCCTCCAGCAATTGCTGACGCTGCTCGGCCCAGTTGCGGGCTGACTGGTCATCCAGGAGCTGGTCCTGGAAGAGGATGAGAAAGGCCAGCAGGACCCCAGCGGCGGCCAGCCATCCGGCCCACATGAACCAACCGCCCGAGGACGCCTGGGCAGAGTCCACCGGGCCTCGGGCGGGTGCCGCGATGACGCGGCGGGCGTCGGCGGCAATCTTGTTCCGCAAGGCCTGAGGGAGTTTCTCTTCCCGGCCATAGGCCGTCTCGATGGCGGCAGCGGCATACTCGAATTCTTCCTCATCGAAGCCGGCTGGAGCCTGCCGCAGCAACTCCTCCAACCGGCGGCGCTGTTCGGCCGTCAGAGGCTGCGAAGCCTTGAGAATGAGCAGCTCTTCAAGACGCTTCATGCTCATCGCTTTCTCGCCTCCTTTCCTTGCGCCAGGTAATCACGGGCTTTCTTCAAGCCCCGCGAGATGTAGGACTTGACGGTCCCCAGCGGAGTACCGGTGGCTTGTGAAATCTCCACGTGAGTGTAGCCGTAGCAAACGTTCATGATGATGGCGCGGCGCTCGGCGTCGGACAGCTCGTCCAGAGCCCGGCTGGCCAGCTTGGCCTCCAGGTTGCGCTCCAGGCGCCTGTCCCCGCGGCTGCCGGGATTGTCACGCAGGACCTCGAGTGAAAGTTCCCGAGGACGGTTGGCCGTGCGTCTGAGAAGGTCGATCATGCGGCGGCGCGCGATCATGGCGATAAAGGTTTTCTCGGAAGCCTTGGAGGGATCGAAGCGGGCTGCCCGCTGCCAGAGATGGAGGAAGATCTCCTGAACGGCGTCCTCGGCCTGAGCGTTGCTGGAGGAAAAGCGGCGGGCGATGCTCCACACCAGACCTCCGTAGAGGTCGAGGCATTCCTCCACCGCGGAGGTATCTCCTTGCGCGATTCTTGCCAGGATACCGCCCATCGTTCCTCGCCTCTGACCGGCCCCGATACCGGCCCCCTGCGCCTTTTCTCCTGAGTAGTGGCAAAGCATAGCAGATCCGCCTGTACGACGATCAAGCGATTTTAAAAATTACCCGCCACGCATCCGAATGCCACCTTCTCACGAACCTAGTACGCGAAATCATGAAGAAACAGACGCATTCGAAACTGCTTTTCCCCTTCGGGTTGCTTCTGCTCGGCGCCGTCCTGACGGAAGTGGGTAGCTTTTCCCAAACCGGTGGGGAGAGCGCGGCGACTTCCCTTCCAAACACCTTTCACTTCGATTCTCAGGACTGCCGGATGGCTTTGCTCCCTCATGCCGGGGGGGATGATCTGGACCGTCAGATCCGGGACCTGCAAGCAGCCCTGCCGGAGATGCCTCGGGCCTGGCAAGGCCTGGAGCGCCTGGGTTGGCTCTTCGTGTCCAAGGCTCGCTCCGGCTATGACCCGGGCTACTACACCCTGGCCCAAGCCAGTGCCCGCTGCTTGCAGGAAGCCGTCGGATCTCGGCGGCTCCCCGCCGCCATGCTGCTGCGCGGCCATGTGCTCCATAGCCTTCACAAGTTTCAACAGGCTGAGGCGCTGGCCCGCGACCTGGTGGAGGTGCGCGGCGCTTCCTACGATTTCGGACTCTTGGGCGACGTGCTGCAAGATCAGGGAAAAATTCAGGAAGCGGCCCAGGCCTATCAGCACATGGCCGATCTCAAACCGGGCCCCAAGGCTTACAGCCGCGCGGCCCACATCCGCTGGGTGTTGGGCGACCTGGAGGGAGCGGTGGAACTGATGACGGCCGCCGCCACCGCCGGCGAGCGCTCTCCCGAGGCCGCGGCCTGGGCATTCGTGCGGCTGGGCTGGTATCAACTGCAGGCAGGCCAGGTGGAAGGCGCTCAGGCTTCCGCTCTCAGTGCCGAGACCCTGCGTCCCGGCTACGCACCGGCGTTGCTGCTGCGCGGACGAGTCCTGCTGGCTCAGGGCAAAGAAAGCAAGGCGCTGCAAATGCTGCAGCGCGCAGCCGCCCTCAATCCCCTTCCCGAGTACGCTTGGGCCCTGGCCGATGCTCTCCGAATCAAGGGCCAAGCGCTGGAAGCCGACGAGCTGGAGCGAGCCCTTGTGCGCAACGGTGTTTCCGACGATCCGCGCACCCTTGCCCTTTTCCTGGCTACCCGGCAGCGGGAGGCCGAAAAAGCCGTCCGGCTGGCCCGCGAGGAGCTGGAAGCGCGGCAGGACGTCTTTACCTATGACGCTCTTGCCTGGGCTCTTCACCGGGCCGGCCGAGGTCAAGATGCGCGGGACGCCATGCGCCAGGCCCTCTCCCTCAACACCCGTGATGGACGCCTCTTTCTCCACGCCGGACTGATCTTCGGCGGGCACGACAGCAGCCGCGCTGCTGCTTGGCTGCGGCAGGCCCACGAAATGCGTCAGACCCTTTTGCCCTCGGAAATCGAACTGCTCGATTCGGCCCTGGGAAACCCTAACC
This DNA window, taken from Acidobacteriota bacterium, encodes the following:
- a CDS encoding FAD-dependent oxidoreductase, with protein sequence MAEKVVIIGSGPAAWTAAIYAARADLQPLVFEGAPTEENRQKGTLPLGQLALTTEVENYPGFPSGNLEGYLDDSIEKERRQYMAPHEKKGVSGPELMELMRQQAENFGTRVITDDIVKADLSQRPFKLTSLEGEEVEAQALILATGARAKYLGMESEERFKNNGVSACAVCDGALPRFRNHPLVVVGGGDSAMEEATFLAKFASKVYIVHRRDEFRASKIMAERALDHPKIEVKWDSVVDEVLGNEEDGVQSVRIRSTTQEAKTEELEASGMFLAIGHMPNTTFLDGQLETDEVGYVKWVRPFRTDTSVEGVFAAGDVADDHYRQAVTAAGTGCMAALDAERWLASQGLI
- a CDS encoding anti-sigma factor, translating into MKRLEELLILKASQPLTAEQRRRLEELLRQAPAGFDEEEFEYAAAAIETAYGREEKLPQALRNKIAADARRVIAAPARGPVDSAQASSGGWFMWAGWLAAAGVLLAFLILFQDQLLDDQSARNWAEQRQQLLEEADDVMVASWTPTDDQASLADASGDVVWSNSRQQGYIRISGLVANEASQAQYQFWIFDGLRDDRFPVSGGVFDVPSQEAEIVLPIRAQLRIFQPQMFAVTVEQPGGVVVSDRSRIALLAQRP
- a CDS encoding sigma-70 family RNA polymerase sigma factor, which translates into the protein MGGILARIAQGDTSAVEECLDLYGGLVWSIARRFSSSNAQAEDAVQEIFLHLWQRAARFDPSKASEKTFIAMIARRRMIDLLRRTANRPRELSLEVLRDNPGSRGDRRLERNLEAKLASRALDELSDAERRAIIMNVCYGYTHVEISQATGTPLGTVKSYISRGLKKARDYLAQGKEARKR